A genomic window from Quercus lobata isolate SW786 chromosome 10, ValleyOak3.0 Primary Assembly, whole genome shotgun sequence includes:
- the LOC115964704 gene encoding uncharacterized protein LOC115964704 encodes MRFVRQPTTQAANQATNEQARQSAKLANKKANQATTIQARQPPRSTSKAANQQARHPPGPVNKKVKQTTNQLTSGVASHSTRKPTTHQASQQVNQPQKQPLRQPTETSVSASSRPPPSAADSSRPPASKAPTTQWFQPISCTPKETWDTRNLYLRGLVPPRVVGSSHLFSYGRGGGIRVETSGAMFSTGKGKGKDKVFGK; translated from the exons ATGAGGTTTGTAAGGCAGCCAACCACTCAGGCAGCTAACCAGGCAACCAATGAGCAAGCAAGGCAGTCAGCAAAATTAGCAAACAAGAAGGCCAACCAAGCAACCACCATTCAAGCAAGGCAGCCACCTAGATCTACAAGCAAGGCAGCCAACCAGCAAGCAAGGCACCCACCTGGACCAGTAAACAAGAAGGTCAAGCAGACAACCAATCAACTAACAAGTGGGGTAGCTAGCCATTCAACAAGAAAGCCAACCACCCATCAAGCAAGTCAACAAGTCAACCAGCCACAAAAGCAGCCACTGAGGCAGCCAACTGAAACATCTGTTTCAGCTTCAAGCAGACCACCACCATCTGCAGCAGATTCAAGCAGGCCACCAGCAAGTAAAGCACCCACAACTCAATGGTTCCAGCCCATCTCTTGTACTCCTAAGGAAACATGGGACACAAGAAACCTCTATCTCAG GGGGTTGGTACCACCAAGGGTAGTTGGGAGCAGTCATCTATTCTCATATGGGAGAGGAGGTGGAATAAGAGTTGAGACATCTGGTGCAATGTTCTCAACAGGCAAGGGCAAAGGCAAGGACAAGGTCTTTGGGAAATGA
- the LOC115965866 gene encoding peroxidase 47-like: MVIGKILGLILLMEMIVHGFRFEVVDGFRFDVVNGFRFGVVDGLSMEYYLLRCPLAELIVKIKVIKALQADPTLAASLVRLHFHDCFIEGCDGSVLLNSTKQNKAERDSPANLSLRGFELIDEIKEELEKQCPGIVSCADILAMAARDAVCKAGGPLYDIPKGRMDGTRSKIEDTINLPAPTFNASQLINLFGQHGFSAQEMVALSGAHTLGVARCSSFKNRLVGGLDANLNADFAKTLFTTCSASDTAEQPFDETRNTFDNLYYRALQCKSGVLDSDQTLYASAETKGIVDSYASNKVMFFSDFKRAMVKMSMLNVKQRSQGEVRQDCYKIN, from the exons ATGGTTATTGGCAAAATTCTTGGTTTAATTTTACTAATGGAGATGATTGTGCATGGTTTTAGATTTGAAGTAGTAGATGGTTTTAGATTTGATGTAGTAAATGGTTTCAGATTTGGAGTAGTAGATGGTTTGAGCATGGAATATTATCTGCTCAGGTGCCCATTAGCTGAActaattgtgaaaattaaagTTATCAAAGCTTTGCAAGCTGATCCTACCCTAGCAGCCAGCCTTGTTAGATTGCATTTCCATGATTGTTTCATAgag GGATGTGACGGGTCGGTTCTCCTTAATtcaacaaagcaaaacaaagcAGAGAGAGACTCCCCAGCAAATTTGAGCTTGCGGGGATTTGAACTTATTGATGAAATAAAAGAGGAACTTGAAAAACAATGCCCTGGCATAGTCTCATGTGCTGATATTCTTGCAATGGCTGCCAGAGATGCAGTATGCAAG gCCGGGGGTCCTCTTTATGACATACCTAAGGGAAGAATGGATGGTACGAGGTCTAAAATAGAAGACACAATCAACCTTCCTGCACCAACCTTCAATGCCTCTCAGCTCATTAACTTGTTTGGGCAGCATGGTTTTAGTGCCCAAGAAATGGTGGCTCTTTCGG GCGCACATACACTAGGAGTGGCAAGGTGCTCATCATTTAAAAACCGATTAGTCGGGGGCTTGGATGCAAATTTAAATGCAGACTTTGCAAAGACATTATTCACAACATGCAGCGCTAGTGATACTGCAGAGCAACCCTTTGATGAAACAAGAAATACTTTCGATAATCTTTACTATCGTGCATTGCAATGTAAATCCGGAGTGCTCGATTCCGATCAAACCTTATATGCGTCCGCAGAAACTAAAGGAATCGTGGATAGCTATGCATCCAACAAAGTCATGTTCTTCTCTGATTTTAAACGGGCAATGGTGAAAATGAGTATGCTTAATGTTAAACAACGTTCACAAGGCGAAGTACGACAAGATTGctataaaattaattga